In Candidatus Latescibacterota bacterium, the genomic stretch CTTTCCGGAAGGAGTGAGGATTGGACGAAAGAATGATAACCGACCCGCAGGCTTCCCCGGAAGAGCTTAGATCTGAATCGACTCTGAGGCCGAAGACTCTTGATGAGTTTATCGGTCAGAAGAAGCTCAAGGAGAACCTCTCCATATTCATACAGGCCGCCTGCAAGAGAGAGGAACACCTCGATCACGTCCTTCTCTATGGTCCCCCCGGGTTGGGCAAGACTACTCTTGCGAATATCATTGCCAGAGAACTTGGTGTAAATATCAGGATCTCCTCCGGACCTGTCTTTCAATCCCCCGCGGAACTCCTGGGAATACTGACTCAGCTCGAGGCCCGCGACGTACTTTTCATCGACGAGATACACAGGCTCGGACGGGTGGTCGAGGAGCATATCTATCCCGCGATGGAGGAGTTTCGTTGTGAACTGATAGTGGACAAGGGTCCCCATGCCAGACATTATTCACTTCCCCTCGAGCCGTTCACCCTCATCGGCGCGACGACCAGGGCCGGTATGATCACGCCACCGATGCGCAGCCGTTTCGGTGTTGTGATGAGGCTTGATTTCTATTCTACCGAGGACATGCTTAAGATAGTTAAACGTTCCGCGGGCCTTCTAGATGTCGAAATTGATGAGGATGGCGCTATAGAGATTTCCAGACGTTCACGCGGGACTCCGAGAATAGCTAACAGGCTTCTACGTCGCGTAAGGGATTTCGCCCAGATCAAGGGTGAGGGACATATCGACAGGGAAATGGCCGATTATGCTCTGGGTATGCTCGACGTCGATTTCAAGGGGCTTAACGAGATGGACAGGCGGATCCTGTCGACGATTATTGAGAAGTTCTCGGGAGGTCCTGTAGGTATAGGCTCTCTTGCCGTAGCCGTGGCAGAAGAGGGGGAGACGATCGAGGATGTCTATGAACCGTTTCTTATCCAGGAAGGGCTGTTACAACGTACGTCGAGGGGCAGGATGGTCACCGAAGCGGGATACTCGCATATGAATGCAGAACGTGGACCTGTCGACCCGAAGCAGGGCAATATCTTCTAGGGCGTACTCGCCGATTGGAATAATCATGAAACTTGAAGATTTTAATTATGGACTGCCTGAGGAACTTATCGCACAGCATCCTCTTGCGGAAAGAGATGACAGCAGACTTCTGCTGCTGGACAGGGATTCAGGGACGGTACGGGAAACTGTGTTCGCGAATTTCGCCCGATATTTAAAAGAGGGGGATATCGTCGTCGTCAACGAGACGCGGGTCATTCCTGCCAGACTTCTTGGAGAGAAAGAGACGGGGGCGAAGATCGAGATCTTTCTGACCTTCTCTCTCGGAGATGGATATTGGGAGGCCTTGTGCCGACCGTCTAAACGCCTTTCACCGGGAGACCGGGTCCTGATCGAAGAGTCTGAATATGCTGTCACGATCGAGAAAGAGATCGGGGGCGGGCAGTGGAAAGTATCTCTTCCCACGGGAATACCTGAAAGTCAGTTTATACAAGAATACGGGCATGTGCCTCTTCCTCCGTACATCAAACGTGAGGATGCAGACGAGGACCGCGAGCGTTACCAGACTATTTTTGCCAGGAAAGAAGGTTCCGTAGCGGCGCCGACGGCAGGCCTTCATTTCACAGACAGGGTGATGAGAAATATTGAGCGTAAAGGGGCGGTAGTGATCCCGGTGACTCTGCATGTCGGGCCAGGCACATTTCGTCCTCTGGACAGCGATATAGTGGAGGAGAACCGGCTTCCGCAAGAACACCTGATGGTCAGGGCGGATTTCTGGGACCAGATACGCGGCGCGCGCGCGGATGGCAGGGAGATCATCGCTGTGGGGACCACGGTCACCAGGGCGCTTGAAGCGCTTGCCAGCGGCAGGGTCGACGACAGGACCGAGGTGGATATCGATGGTGTCGAGCATATCCTCGGCGCTACAGACCTGTTCATCTATCCGGGATTCAAGTTCAAGCTGATAGATGCTCTGGTCACAAATTTCCATCTTCCGATGTCCAGTCTCTTTGTCCTTGTATCCGCTTTCGCCGGTCGCGAGGAGATGCTCCGGGTCTACGACTGGGCGGTACAGAGAAAATACAGGTTCTACAGTTACGGCGACGCGATGTTTATCAGATAGTGAGGGGTGGATTGGCTTTCAATTTCGAATTGCTGGCAAAGGACCCTTCCGGCGCCAGGTACGGCAGGATAGAGACCGACCACGGAATGATCGAGACTCCCATCTTCATGCCGGTCGGCACTCAGGGGACAGTAAAGTCTCTCGCGCAGGAAGATCTCAGGGATATAGGGGCGGAGATCATCCTGGCCAACACCTATCATATCCATCTTCGTCCGGGCGAGCAGCTTCTGGCCGAGGCTGGAGGGATACACCGGTTCATGGCATGGGACAGGCCCGTACTGACTGACAGCGGGGGCTACCAGGTATTCAGTCTGGCGGATCTCAACAAGATCACTGACGAAGGCGTGGAATTCAAATCGCATATCGATGGTTCGAAACGTTTTCTTACACCTGAAAGTGTAGTGGATATACAACTCGATATCGGTTCGGATATCATGATGGTCCTTGACCAGTGTGTCGAGTATCCCTGCTCTGAAGAGGATGCCCGGAAAGCCCTGGAAAGGACAACGGACTGGGCGAAAAGAAGCCTCAAAGCTTACGGCCCCAGAATTGTAAGGAACGATTACGAAAGAGTCCTTTTTGCTATTGTGCAGGGTTCGGTCTATCCCGAGTTGAGAGAGAGATCGGCACGTGAACTGGTCGAGCTGGATTTCCCCGGTTACGCTATAGGAGGACTTTCTGTAGGGGAACCCAAGGAAGATCTTTACGGGATGGCTGCTCTCACTGCTTCATTTCTGCCCGAGGACAAGCCACGCTATCTTATGGGAGTGGGTTTCCCCGAGGATATAGTGGAAGCGGTCGCTCGAGGGATCGATATGTTCGATTGTGTCATGCCCACGAGGAACGCCCGGAACGGTACCGTTTTTACCTCAAGGGGCAGGGTCATACTGAAAAACGCCGCCAACACCAGAGATTTCGGCCCACTCGACCCGGATTGTGATTGCCATGTCTGCAAGACCTACAGCAGGGCTTATATGAGGCATCTCTTCATGGCCGGTGAGATGCTCGGGCCAAGACTCGCGACCTATCACAGCCTTTATTTTTACTTGCATCTTGTCCGTCAAATGAGGCAAGTTATCAGGGAAGGAAATTTTACCGAATGGAGGAAAGAGTTTTACGCGAAATACGGAGATCCATTTAAAGAATAATCGACAATAAAGTTGAGGAGGAAAAGTGTATAATATCATGTTTGCATTGAGTGGCGCGGGTCAGAGTGGTGAAGGCGGAAATCCCTTTATGATGTTCGTGCCGATCATCCTGATTTTCGTAGTGTTCTATTTTATTCTGATCAGGCCGCAGCAGAAGAAACAGAAGGCTCACCAGGCGCTTCTCTCGCAGTTGAAAAAGGGTGATAAGGTAGTTACTAACGGCGGACTTTACGGTACCGTCTCAGACGCCAAGGATCATGTCGTGGTCCTGAAGATCGCCGAGAACGTCAAGGTCGAAGTAGTAAAGAGCGCGGTAGCTACAGTGATTGAAAAAAAGGAATAGTGGGGGGGCGGAATAATCGCCCGGCAGAGCTGTTCCGGACAAGATAATAATGTCAACGATGCGTGTTCGAATATATGGGGACCCGGTCCTCAGAAAGAAATCAGAGAAAGTCACGGAATTCGACGATGAGCTCCTGGCGTTTCTCGATGATATGGCTGAGACGATGATTCTTGAAGATGGGGTCGGGTTGGCTGCTCCCCAGGTAGGGGTCTCGAAACAGATAGCCGTGATAAACAGGGAACCCGGTAATCCCGCTTCCCTTATCAAGGTGATCAATCCAGAGATCGTTAATTTCAGTGATGAGAACGAAAATGTGGAGGAGGGTTGCTTGAGCGTGCCAGGAATCCGCGGCAAGGTCGTTCGGCCGACTTCTCTGGAGATGACTTACCAGGATGAAAAGGGAGAGCGGTACGAGTTGAAGACGGATGGGCTCGAGGCCAGGATCATACAGCACGAACTCGATCATCTCAATGGTGTCCTTTTCGTGGACAAGCTGTCACTCGCCAAGAAAGTCCTTATCAAAGGAAAGCTTCGTGAACTCTCCAGGAGAGGTCGAGAGGGGGACTAGATGTCAGGAGTGGTCTTCTTCGGGTCTCCCGAATTCGCAGTACCGGCTCTAAAGGCCCTTATATCCTCTGAATATTCTCCTGGAATGGTAGTGACTCAGCCTGACAGATGCTGTGGAAGGGGGATGTCGTCGAAGCCGACGCCGGTCAGAGAGGTGGCAGAAGCGAACGGGATCGAGGTGGTCTGTGCATCGCGGTTCGGTGAGGGTGATATAATCAATCGGCTCGAATCTGCCGGGGCGGATTTTTTTGTAGTGGTAGCCTTCGGACTTATTTTTCCCAAACGGGTCCTGGGCATTCCGAGCAAGGAATGCATCAATGTACACGCGTCACTTCTTCCAGCCTGGAGAGGCGCCAGCCCGGTAAATATGGCCATCGTGAACGGTGATACCTTCAGCGGCGTCAGCACGATGAGAATGGTAAGAAAACTCGATGCCGGTCCTGTATTCATGCAGGAGGTGCTTCCGATAGATCCGGTCGAAGATGCAGGCTCCCTTTCTATCCGGTTGGCGGATTCGGGTGCGACGCTGCTTGTGAAGACATTGCGGGCCATCGATGACGGAGGATCGATACCTGTCGATCAACCTCAGGAAGGAATCTCCCGTGCCCCGATGCTGAAGAAAGAGGATGGTCTGATACCCTGGGACAAGAATGTGTTTGAAGTACATGATCACATAAGAGGTATGAATCCGTGGCCGGGAAGTTTTACATGGCATAAGGGTAGATACATCAAGGTTCTCAGTGCGCGCCCATGCGGCACTGTCTGTGTCTGCGGCAGACCGGGCGAGATAGCCTGCGCCGGAGAGGATGGCGTGATAGTATCCTGTGGCACCGGTACTCTGAGGATCGAAAGGCTGCAGGTGGAAGGTAAAAAGCCGCTGGCTGCCAGGGAATTTCTGAGAGGGTACAGGCTTGAAGCGGGTGAGTTTCTCGTAGAGGAGAAGTGATGGAGGGAAAAAAGAAAAAGGGATACCATCCAGTAATATTCTACCTGTTCGTATTTGCAGCTGCTTTTATTGTGGGGATCGTCATATTCAACTTTATTGTCCTGCCATTACTTGTCGGGAGGGGCGACATCGCGATCGTTCCACAGATTAAAGGGATGCAGTTTTCGCATGCGGAAGAGGCATGCAGGGAAAAGGAACTTAATCTGATGGTGACCGGTGAGCGTCATTCTGTTGAATTTCCCACTGGTACGGTGATCGAACAGGATCCGGGTTCTGGTGAAAGCCTGAAGGGTAACAGGACCGTGAAGGTCGTTATCAGTTCTGGCCCAAAACTGGAGACTGTGCCGGAGATGTACGGAGAATCGATACGCCAGGCGGAACTGATGCTGGATGCGTCCGGACTGGAAAAGGGCAGGATAGTCAGGATATTCTCGAACGAGGAAGGTCCGAACAGAGTGATCTCAGCGAGTCCGTCTGTTGGTTCCCGGACTCCCGCAGGGTCGGGAGTAGACCTGCTACTTTCGATGACCGGGGAACCCAGGGTGTACATGATGCCCGACCTGAGGGGGAAGGACCTGCTGTTCGTAAGGGAAAGGCTGGAGAGTTGCGGGTTCCACGTTTCGAGGGTTGTAAGCAGGAAAGATATGGATATGTTCCCCAATACGATCCTTTCACAGAATCCGGATCCCGGTCAGGCGATCAAGGAGGGAGGAACAATTGAACTCGTTGTCTCGACGGTTGAGTGAACTGGGTACTGTGGCAGTCGCCCCATCAATGCTGGCGGCCGATTTTACCGATATAAGGGCTGAAATCGAGGCTGTAGAGAAGTCGGGCGCAGATTTTCTCCATCTCGATGTGATGGATGGGAATTTTGTGGAGAATATCACGTTCGGCCCGATGATCGTCGAGGCCATAGCCCGAGTGAGTAAGGTTCCTCTGATAACCCACCTGATGATCAGCGACCCGGGGAAATATGCTCCAGAATTCATAAAAGCGGGGAGCTCTGCGATAAGTATTCATTATGAGGCCGTGGAATCCGGACATCGGGAACTTCTCGAAGAAATCAGGTCCGGGGGATGTCTCGCCGGGCTGGCAGTCAATCCTGATACTTCGATAGCTGAATTCAGGGATCTTCTTGATGGAATCGACCTTCTGCTCGCGATGACTGTGTTCCCGGGCTTCGGAGGTCAGAAGTTCATGCCTGAAGTGATGGGTAAGGTCAGGGAAGCAGTTGCGATCAGGGAGGCTAAAGGTTTAGATTTCGTTATAGAGGTGGATGGAGGGGTCAATCCTTCCTCTGCCGATTCGGTCAGAGAAGCAGGAGGACAGATACTCGTGGCAGGTTCAGCTGTATTCGGTACGGATGATTACTCCGGGGCGATAGCCTCGATCAGGGGTGCCTGAAGAATAGATGCCGGATTGCCCCGGCTCCTTCCTCTATTCCCTTCATCTGTTTTCACTTGCCTGTTATAAGGAATCGTGTTATTTTATGTCATTTCCCGGCAGGAGTGACAAGAGTTGTTCCATGACCTGAACGAAAAATTCGCCCGTGTTTTCAAGGAATTGCGGGGACACGGCAAGGTTCGAGAGAACCATATAGAAAAAGCTATGAAGGAGGTCCGAAGGGCCCTTCTTGAGGCTGACGTAAATTACAAGGTAGTAAAGGGTTTCGTCAGCAGGACGGGTGAGCGGGCAACTGGCAAAAAAGTGCTTGAAAGCCTGAGTCCCGACCAGCAGATTATAAAGATCGTCCACGAGGAGCTTGTTCATGTCCTCGGGGAAGAGCCGTCACCTTTCCGACTTTCAGGTTCGCCGGCCACAGTGATGGTATGTGGACTCCAGGGAGCTGGAAAGACAAGTTTTGTGGCGAAGCTTGCCGTTCATCTGATGAAGAAGGGACGGAATCCTCTGCTTGTGGCAGCGGATGTGTACCGTCCGGCGGCAATAGAACAGTTGAAGGTACTCGGTGGCGAGATAAATGTCCCGGTATTTGCGCCGGGAGCCGATGTGCCGGTGGGCAGGATCGTCTCTGATGCTCTTAAAGAGGCGAAACTGAAGTTGAAGGATACGATCATCATCGATACGGCCGGAAGGCTGCATATCGACCGTGAGATGATGAAGGAACTCAGCGAGATCAAGAGTATCCTCGACCCCGAAGAGATACTACTGGTCCTTGACAGTATGACTGGACAGGAAGCTGTCAATGTGGCCGGGGAGTTTAAGAGTGAGATTGATTTTACAGGCGTCGTCCTGACGAAACTCGATGGCGATACTCGCGGTGGAGCGGCTCTTTCCGTTTCAGCCATAGCGAAAGTGCCTATCAAGTTTGTCTGCGTGGGTGAGAGGCCTTCTGACCTCGAGGTGTTTTACCCTGACAGGATGGCAGGAAGGATCCTGGGAATGGGAGACGTGATGTCTCTCGTGGAAAAAGCCCAGGAGACGATAGATGAAAAGAAGGTTATGGAGCTTGAAAAAAAGCTCCGCAAGGAAGCTTTCACTCTCGAAGACTTTCTTGACCAGCTCCAGCGGCTGAAAAAGATGGGGCCGGTAGATCAGATCCTCGGGATGATACCGGGGATGAAGACGAAAGGCTCTCTCTCGCCTGACGTCGGTGAAAAAGAGATGAAGAGGCTGGAGGCTATCATCCAGTCGATGACCCCGGAAGAGAGGCGTTCTCCGCAGCTCATCGACGGGTCGCGGCGCAAGAGGATAGCCAGGGGTAGTGGAACGAGTGTGCAGGATGTGAACAGGCTCCTCAGCCAGTTTCAACAGATGAGGAAGATGATGAAGAAATTCTCAGGGTTCTCCGGAAAATTACCGATGAACCTGCCGTTTTCCTGAGCAGTAATGTACTAACGACCGATGGAGGTTCAAGTTGGCAGTAAAGATCAGACTGAAGAAAATGGGCGCAAAGAAAAGGCCTTTTTACAGGATCGTCGCGGCGGATGAGAGGTGCCCGCGTGACGGACGTTTTATCGAGATTATAGGCTATTACAATCCGCTTACCGACCCCGCAGATATCAAGGTCGATGAGGACAAGCTTTACAAGTGGCTCGACAACGGGGCAAAGCCTACTGATAACACCAAAGACGTCCTGAAACAGTTGCATCTGATAGAGAAGTGGCAGCTTCTCAAATCGGGCGTGCCTATTGCACAGATCGATGCGACGATCGCAGAGCGCAGGGCAAAACAGCCGAAGCCGAAGGAAAAGGTAAAAGGGAAATTGTCCAAGAAAGCTGTTGCCGCAGCGAAGGTTGCTGAAGAAGCCAAGGTAAAAGAGGCAGAGGAAGCCGCGAAGGCAATAGAGGAAGCCGCGAAGGCAGAAGAGGAAGAAAAGACAAAAGCAGCTGAAGGCGCAGCGGATGAAACGACTCCGGATGCTGGAGAGAATACAGAAGGTGCCGGCGAGGCTGAGACCCCTTCCGGGGAATAACCTGAGGGAGAGGAACGATCCGGTCACTGGCTGCTGAGCGTGGCTGGCGGATGTTCTGAAAGGAAGTCGGATAGATGAACGTGGAAAAGATCAAAAAGATGATCCACCGGATCTGTGAGATGCTTGTCGACAGACCGGATACGATAACGATAATCGAAGAAAGTCGAGACGAGACGACGATTCTGGTCCTCTCGGTAGACAAGGGTGATGTCGGCAAGATCATCGGAAGGAACGGACAGACGGCGAAGGCTCTCAGGGCTCTGGTGAATGCTGCCGCTACCAGAATGGGTGAGCGGGTCCTGCTGGAGATCCGTGAATAAGAGGTTCGGATCGGAGCATGATGACAGCAGAGATAGTCTTGTTGGGCAAGATCGTTAAGACGGTCGGATTGAAAGGCGAAGTAAAACTTTTGCCTGGCCCTGATTTCTGGCCCGGCACACTTGGTGTCGATGGTCTCGGTCTGGTTTCTCCGAAAGGAGTACGCAGGCAGGTCCGAATCGACAGGAAGAGACCGAAGGGTAATACATTTGTCATCAAGCTGTCGGGTGTCGACACTATAGATGAGGCCGAACATTGTGTGGGTAGTACGCTGGAAGTCTCGATGGACCAGATTGACGAAGCTTCTGCGCCGGACAGACTACTTCCTTTCCAGGTAATAGGTGCCGAAGTGAGGCTGCCTGATGGAGAGGTCGTAGGGACCGTGACCGATATGCTTCTTGGTCCAGGGCAGGATTGCCTGATTGTTGAACGGGATGCCGAGCAGTTGATTATACCGAACGTTCCCGAAGTCGTTGTGAATGTCGATATAGAGAAGAAAATAATTGAGATAGATCCTCCCGAAGGGTTACTCGATCTTAGATGGTGAGGAGTCGGTCGCGATGGAGTTTCATTTTCTGACTATATTCCCGGAACTCTTTCCGGGGGTCCTGGAAACGGGAGTCCTGGGGGTAGCGGGCAGGAAAGATGCTGCCAGTTATAACGTGATCAACCTCAGGGATTTTACGAGCGATCCCCACAGGACTGTCGACGATTATCCCTACGGTGGCGGACCGGGCATGGTGATGATGGCTCCTCCGGTGGTAGAGGCTGTTGAGTCGGTAAGGTCTGAAAATGAAAAGGACGAAGTTCCGGTGATAATGCTTTCACCAGCAGGAAAGATCCTGAGGCAGTCAGACGCCAGAAGACTTGCCGAAATGAAAAAGATCGTATTCGTCTGCGGACGTTATAAGGGTGTGGACGAGAGGGTGGAGAGGATGGTAGTGACCGAGATGATCTCGGTGGGCGATTACATAGTGAGCGGAGGGGAACTCCCGGCGCTCATAGTGGCGGACGCGGTCGTACGCCACCTGCCAGGCGTCCTGGGTGACGACAGAAGCAGGGAGACCGATTCGTTCGATATAGAGAGAGAATTCTCCCTGGACGCGGCATACTATACCAGGCCGCCTGAATACAGGGGAGTCGGGATCCCTGAAGTACTGATTTCGGGGAACCACGCGAAGATCGATGAGTGGAGAAGAGAGTCTGGTATGGAGCGGACCGCCAGATTTCGCCCCGATCTTATGGAGCGTTCAAATTAAACGAAACAGGAGGCAGAGATGAACATTCTTGACCAGATATCTGCGAGGCAGGTAAAGGATTCCCCGCCCGATTTCCGGGTAGGAGACACGGTGAAGATCGATGTAAAGGTCGTAGAGGGAAAGAGGGAAAGGATCCAGCTTTTCCAGGGAACGGTCATCCAGCGTAAGGGTGGCGGTATAGGCGAAACATTCACTGTGAGAAAGATCAGTGGTGGCATCGGTGTGGAAAGGGTATTTCCCCTTCATTCACCTCACCTTGCCGATATAAAGGTGATACGACAGGGCAAGGTCCGCAGGGCCAAACTTTTCTACCTGCGTGAGCTCAAGGGCAAGGCTGCCAGGATCAAGGACAAAAGGGATATAAGAAGGTAATGTCCTCCAGGGCCCGGTCGCGTTTCGAGAGACTTGTAGATTTCGATGCAGGATTTATCGGATCTGGTGACGGGATGCTTGCAGGTGTGGACGAAGCGGGGCGGGGAGCGTTAGCCGGGCCTGTAGTCGCCGCGGCAGTCATATGCCGCCCTCATGACGATCTTCTGGAAGTCAGGGACAGCAAGCTTATTTCTGAAAACAGAAGAGAGTTCCTTTTCGATCTCATAAAGGAAAAGTGTCTTGCGTACTCTGTAGGTATTGTGGGTCCTGAGGAGATCGATCGTATCAACATCCTCAGGGCTACAATGATCGCGATGCGGCAGGCTATTCTGGGGTTATCGGTAGACCCGGGGATAGTGCTGGTGGACGGCAGGCAACTGCCCGAGACGATGATAAGGGCCGTGGCAGTGATCAAGGGCGATGGAAAGAGTTTCAGTGTCGCCGCAGCATCGATTATTGCCAAGGTGACCAGAGACAGGATGATGCGGGTGAGTGACGCGGAGTATCCCGGGTACGGATTCGTCAGGAACAAGGGGTACGGGACGAAGGAACATTTCGAGGCGATACACTCACTCGGAAAGGCCGATATTCACAGGAAAAGTTTCAGGACAGGGCAATGGGGATGAGGAGGGAAATGGTGTGGATGGGACTTCAGTGGGAAACTCTGGCGAGAAGATAGCGGAGGAATATCTCAGGCTCTCAGAATTTACAATACTTGAGAAAAACTACAGGGTGGCGGGACTCGAAGTCGACATAATAGCGGTCGATGGGGCCTGCCTTGTTTTTGTCGAGGTTAAGACAAGGCGTACCAGCACTTTCGGTGACGCCGTAGACGCAATTCATCCCGGGAAGATGGTACGGATCAGGAAAGCGGCCAGGCATTATATCTCAACCAACAGGGTTGACAGAAGTTATGAAGAGATACGGTTCGATGTGGTAGCTATCGACCATTCTTCAATGAGAGGTGAAATGCTCCTGAGGCATATAAGGGGAGTTCTATAAAAAGACTTGATTTGAGAAGATATTACATCTATTTTATCTCTAGTGATTTTGAATTATAAGGAGGGTTTCAGGGTGACTCAGAAGAGAAATATTATCTGCCTGGTATTGATGGCTGGTTTAGTGTTTTCCGGATGTACGGTATATGACACTCAGCTCAAGGACATACCAATAGAAATGGAAGATCAGCTCCTGGAAGATTATATCGGCAGGAAAGCCTGGACAAGGACTCTTCTGATCGATATTGGAGCCAACAACGGTATAATCGACCGTGATGTCGAGGTAAGGATCGTATCTCTCGATTTTCACTGGAATGGCGCTGTAGGGGTCAAGGGTCCCAATAACAAGATAATCAGGCACTCGCTGGACCTTCCCCGGCCTATCACCAGGGAATCTTTCGAAGAGAGGCTCAGTCGGGTGCTCTGGTTCAAGAAACCCGATTACAGGTACAGGATGAACCTCAGAGAATTCGGCAAGAGAACGGCCAAAGCCATTTACAACCACGAGTTGTTCAAAGGAATGCCCAAAGCAGCGGCGCTTCACTCATGGGGCTATCCGGATCAGATAAAGACGAACGATATCGGTGGCATGGTCACGGAACAGTGGATCTACATGGATCCAAGGCCGGGGAACAAGAAAAGA encodes the following:
- the ruvB gene encoding Holliday junction branch migration DNA helicase RuvB, with the translated sequence MITDPQASPEELRSESTLRPKTLDEFIGQKKLKENLSIFIQAACKREEHLDHVLLYGPPGLGKTTLANIIARELGVNIRISSGPVFQSPAELLGILTQLEARDVLFIDEIHRLGRVVEEHIYPAMEEFRCELIVDKGPHARHYSLPLEPFTLIGATTRAGMITPPMRSRFGVVMRLDFYSTEDMLKIVKRSAGLLDVEIDEDGAIEISRRSRGTPRIANRLLRRVRDFAQIKGEGHIDREMADYALGMLDVDFKGLNEMDRRILSTIIEKFSGGPVGIGSLAVAVAEEGETIEDVYEPFLIQEGLLQRTSRGRMVTEAGYSHMNAERGPVDPKQGNIF
- the queA gene encoding tRNA preQ1(34) S-adenosylmethionine ribosyltransferase-isomerase QueA codes for the protein MKLEDFNYGLPEELIAQHPLAERDDSRLLLLDRDSGTVRETVFANFARYLKEGDIVVVNETRVIPARLLGEKETGAKIEIFLTFSLGDGYWEALCRPSKRLSPGDRVLIEESEYAVTIEKEIGGGQWKVSLPTGIPESQFIQEYGHVPLPPYIKREDADEDRERYQTIFARKEGSVAAPTAGLHFTDRVMRNIERKGAVVIPVTLHVGPGTFRPLDSDIVEENRLPQEHLMVRADFWDQIRGARADGREIIAVGTTVTRALEALASGRVDDRTEVDIDGVEHILGATDLFIYPGFKFKLIDALVTNFHLPMSSLFVLVSAFAGREEMLRVYDWAVQRKYRFYSYGDAMFIR
- the tgt gene encoding tRNA guanosine(34) transglycosylase Tgt, with translation MAFNFELLAKDPSGARYGRIETDHGMIETPIFMPVGTQGTVKSLAQEDLRDIGAEIILANTYHIHLRPGEQLLAEAGGIHRFMAWDRPVLTDSGGYQVFSLADLNKITDEGVEFKSHIDGSKRFLTPESVVDIQLDIGSDIMMVLDQCVEYPCSEEDARKALERTTDWAKRSLKAYGPRIVRNDYERVLFAIVQGSVYPELRERSARELVELDFPGYAIGGLSVGEPKEDLYGMAALTASFLPEDKPRYLMGVGFPEDIVEAVARGIDMFDCVMPTRNARNGTVFTSRGRVILKNAANTRDFGPLDPDCDCHVCKTYSRAYMRHLFMAGEMLGPRLATYHSLYFYLHLVRQMRQVIREGNFTEWRKEFYAKYGDPFKE
- the yajC gene encoding preprotein translocase subunit YajC, which encodes MYNIMFALSGAGQSGEGGNPFMMFVPIILIFVVFYFILIRPQQKKQKAHQALLSQLKKGDKVVTNGGLYGTVSDAKDHVVVLKIAENVKVEVVKSAVATVIEKKE
- the def gene encoding peptide deformylase, with the protein product MRVRIYGDPVLRKKSEKVTEFDDELLAFLDDMAETMILEDGVGLAAPQVGVSKQIAVINREPGNPASLIKVINPEIVNFSDENENVEEGCLSVPGIRGKVVRPTSLEMTYQDEKGERYELKTDGLEARIIQHELDHLNGVLFVDKLSLAKKVLIKGKLRELSRRGREGD
- the fmt gene encoding methionyl-tRNA formyltransferase; amino-acid sequence: MSGVVFFGSPEFAVPALKALISSEYSPGMVVTQPDRCCGRGMSSKPTPVREVAEANGIEVVCASRFGEGDIINRLESAGADFFVVVAFGLIFPKRVLGIPSKECINVHASLLPAWRGASPVNMAIVNGDTFSGVSTMRMVRKLDAGPVFMQEVLPIDPVEDAGSLSIRLADSGATLLVKTLRAIDDGGSIPVDQPQEGISRAPMLKKEDGLIPWDKNVFEVHDHIRGMNPWPGSFTWHKGRYIKVLSARPCGTVCVCGRPGEIACAGEDGVIVSCGTGTLRIERLQVEGKKPLAAREFLRGYRLEAGEFLVEEK
- a CDS encoding PASTA domain-containing protein, yielding MEGKKKKGYHPVIFYLFVFAAAFIVGIVIFNFIVLPLLVGRGDIAIVPQIKGMQFSHAEEACREKELNLMVTGERHSVEFPTGTVIEQDPGSGESLKGNRTVKVVISSGPKLETVPEMYGESIRQAELMLDASGLEKGRIVRIFSNEEGPNRVISASPSVGSRTPAGSGVDLLLSMTGEPRVYMMPDLRGKDLLFVRERLESCGFHVSRVVSRKDMDMFPNTILSQNPDPGQAIKEGGTIELVVSTVE
- the rpe gene encoding ribulose-phosphate 3-epimerase; the encoded protein is MNSLSRRLSELGTVAVAPSMLAADFTDIRAEIEAVEKSGADFLHLDVMDGNFVENITFGPMIVEAIARVSKVPLITHLMISDPGKYAPEFIKAGSSAISIHYEAVESGHRELLEEIRSGGCLAGLAVNPDTSIAEFRDLLDGIDLLLAMTVFPGFGGQKFMPEVMGKVREAVAIREAKGLDFVIEVDGGVNPSSADSVREAGGQILVAGSAVFGTDDYSGAIASIRGA
- the ffh gene encoding signal recognition particle protein, coding for MFHDLNEKFARVFKELRGHGKVRENHIEKAMKEVRRALLEADVNYKVVKGFVSRTGERATGKKVLESLSPDQQIIKIVHEELVHVLGEEPSPFRLSGSPATVMVCGLQGAGKTSFVAKLAVHLMKKGRNPLLVAADVYRPAAIEQLKVLGGEINVPVFAPGADVPVGRIVSDALKEAKLKLKDTIIIDTAGRLHIDREMMKELSEIKSILDPEEILLVLDSMTGQEAVNVAGEFKSEIDFTGVVLTKLDGDTRGGAALSVSAIAKVPIKFVCVGERPSDLEVFYPDRMAGRILGMGDVMSLVEKAQETIDEKKVMELEKKLRKEAFTLEDFLDQLQRLKKMGPVDQILGMIPGMKTKGSLSPDVGEKEMKRLEAIIQSMTPEERRSPQLIDGSRRKRIARGSGTSVQDVNRLLSQFQQMRKMMKKFSGFSGKLPMNLPFS
- the rpsP gene encoding 30S ribosomal protein S16 codes for the protein MAVKIRLKKMGAKKRPFYRIVAADERCPRDGRFIEIIGYYNPLTDPADIKVDEDKLYKWLDNGAKPTDNTKDVLKQLHLIEKWQLLKSGVPIAQIDATIAERRAKQPKPKEKVKGKLSKKAVAAAKVAEEAKVKEAEEAAKAIEEAAKAEEEEKTKAAEGAADETTPDAGENTEGAGEAETPSGE
- a CDS encoding KH domain-containing protein gives rise to the protein MNVEKIKKMIHRICEMLVDRPDTITIIEESRDETTILVLSVDKGDVGKIIGRNGQTAKALRALVNAAATRMGERVLLEIRE